One part of the Microbacterium aurugineum genome encodes these proteins:
- a CDS encoding helix-turn-helix transcriptional regulator — protein MRRVRDRIDREYARPLDVEALARGVHMSAGHLSRCFRDAYGESPYSYLMTRRIERAMALLRRGDLTVTEVCFEVGCSSLGTFSTRFTELVGVSPRVYRERAAHVEGIPSFQAKQVTRPIRNQEAPRIDAHLT, from the coding sequence ATGCGAAGAGTGCGGGATCGCATCGATCGCGAGTATGCCCGGCCGCTCGATGTCGAGGCGCTGGCCCGGGGTGTGCACATGTCGGCGGGGCACCTGAGTCGGTGCTTCCGGGACGCATACGGCGAATCGCCGTACTCGTACCTGATGACGAGACGGATCGAGCGGGCCATGGCGCTCCTGCGCCGTGGCGACCTCACGGTCACCGAGGTCTGCTTCGAAGTCGGCTGCTCATCGCTCGGCACGTTCAGCACCCGGTTCACCGAGCTGGTCGGTGTCTCACCCCGCGTGTACCGTGAACGAGCAGCGCACGTCGAAGGGATTCCCTCGTTCCAGGCCAAGCAGGTCACACGACCGATCAGGAATCAAGAAGCACCCCGCATCGATGCCCATCTAACGTGA
- a CDS encoding formylglycine-generating enzyme family protein, with protein sequence MTDIELARIPAGVVTLRDARRGEQREVTLEPYEIGVYPVTEAQLTEVLGIPMRHPRRPAADLSWLRAVHFCNAASEWEGLDQVYLFDGEEVAWDTTADGYRLPTEAEWEFACRAGSTGPHYAPLADAAWTSADGVSSPQDVGGKLPNLHGLFDTLGNVWEWCWDLLDPARYDDYRVFRGGGFADDAWSVRASVRRGGAPRMHHEDVGLRLARGAFDTLEQAQGWSARADRERAVQDGPLPSGWTPRRR encoded by the coding sequence GTGACCGACATCGAGCTCGCGCGAATCCCCGCCGGGGTCGTGACCCTCCGCGATGCGCGACGCGGTGAGCAGCGTGAGGTGACGCTCGAGCCGTACGAGATCGGCGTGTACCCCGTGACCGAGGCGCAGCTCACCGAGGTACTGGGCATTCCGATGCGCCACCCGCGTCGCCCCGCAGCCGACCTGAGCTGGTTGCGCGCCGTCCATTTCTGCAACGCCGCCTCCGAGTGGGAAGGGTTGGACCAGGTCTATCTGTTCGACGGCGAGGAGGTCGCCTGGGACACGACGGCCGACGGCTACCGACTGCCCACCGAGGCGGAATGGGAGTTCGCGTGTCGGGCGGGGTCGACCGGGCCGCACTATGCGCCTCTGGCCGATGCGGCGTGGACGAGTGCGGACGGCGTCTCGTCTCCGCAAGATGTCGGGGGGAAGCTCCCGAACCTCCACGGTCTCTTCGACACCCTCGGCAACGTATGGGAGTGGTGCTGGGACCTCCTGGATCCTGCCCGCTACGACGACTACCGGGTGTTCCGCGGGGGCGGATTCGCTGACGATGCGTGGAGTGTCCGCGCCTCGGTCCGCCGAGGGGGAGCGCCGCGGATGCATCACGAAGACGTCGGCCTCCGGCTTGCTCGAGGGGCGTTCGACACGCTCGAACAAGCGCAGGGGTGGTCGGCTCGAGCCGACCGCGAGCGTGCTGTGCAGGACGGGCCGCTTCCGTCGGGTTGGACGCCGCGTCGACGGTGA
- a CDS encoding AAA family ATPase, with amino-acid sequence MTPTGSDSTCLVILRGDAASGKTTTATALRQNLLGRRVALISQDHFRREVLHDPDRRRLSRDASTLIIGAARQALDLGYDVILDGIFNLRDYSDIFERLHLDHLGTTLIYQFDVGLDETIRRHAGRPLATAFGEDELREWYDGWQPLPWFEETRVGREVSTDELVSSILQNLGRPGLHNPTSESA; translated from the coding sequence ATGACTCCCACCGGCAGTGACTCCACGTGTCTCGTCATCCTGCGCGGCGACGCCGCGTCAGGCAAGACGACGACGGCGACGGCGTTGCGGCAGAATCTCCTCGGGCGGCGGGTGGCTCTCATCTCTCAGGATCACTTTCGCCGCGAGGTGCTGCACGACCCCGATCGGCGCCGGCTATCCCGGGACGCGAGCACGCTGATCATCGGTGCAGCCAGACAGGCGTTGGACCTCGGATATGACGTCATCCTTGACGGGATCTTCAATCTCCGCGATTATTCCGACATCTTCGAACGCTTGCATCTCGATCACCTCGGAACCACGCTCATCTACCAGTTTGACGTCGGGCTCGACGAGACGATTCGGCGTCATGCGGGAAGACCGCTCGCGACCGCCTTCGGAGAGGACGAGCTCCGCGAATGGTACGACGGATGGCAGCCCCTCCCCTGGTTCGAAGAGACGCGAGTGGGCCGCGAGGTGTCGACCGACGAACTGGTGTCATCGATCCTGCAGAACCTCGGGCGTCCGGGGCTACACAACCCGACGAGCGAAAGCGCGTAG
- a CDS encoding VOC family protein — MTGSPLHHSLDYIELVVTDLEKSKDFFREAFGWGFHDYGPGYAGIVSPRDDGNESGGLMLADEPRPVGGPLVLLYSEDLDATQAAIEKAGGAILQAPYEFPGGRRLHFADPTGNELGVWSTQ, encoded by the coding sequence ATGACAGGTTCACCTCTGCACCACTCACTGGACTACATCGAGCTCGTCGTCACCGATCTGGAGAAGTCGAAGGATTTCTTCCGTGAGGCCTTCGGTTGGGGCTTCCACGACTACGGCCCCGGATACGCAGGGATCGTTTCACCGCGCGACGACGGCAATGAATCCGGTGGGCTGATGCTCGCGGATGAGCCGCGGCCGGTCGGCGGTCCTCTCGTGCTCCTCTACTCCGAAGACCTCGACGCCACGCAGGCTGCGATCGAGAAGGCCGGCGGCGCGATCCTCCAGGCGCCGTACGAGTTCCCCGGTGGACGACGCCTCCACTTCGCAGACCCGACGGGCAACGAGCTCGGCGTCTGGTCCACACAGTAG
- a CDS encoding VOC family protein has protein sequence MNISIHYAFLPHTDAEAALGFYRDALGFEVRNDVGYDGLRWLTVGPEGQPETSIVLHPPATDPGITDAERQTILELIAKGSYAALTLASDDLDGLFERLVEGGADVVQEPMDQPYGVRDCAFRDPAGNLLRINQAA, from the coding sequence ATGAACATCAGCATCCACTACGCCTTCCTGCCTCACACCGACGCCGAAGCTGCGCTCGGGTTCTACCGAGATGCGCTCGGCTTCGAGGTGCGCAACGACGTCGGGTACGACGGTCTCCGCTGGCTCACGGTCGGACCGGAGGGACAGCCCGAGACATCGATCGTGCTTCACCCACCGGCAACCGACCCCGGCATCACCGACGCCGAGCGGCAGACGATCCTCGAGCTGATCGCCAAGGGCAGCTATGCCGCGCTCACCCTCGCGAGCGACGACCTCGACGGGCTCTTCGAACGGCTCGTCGAAGGCGGGGCAGACGTCGTGCAGGAACCCATGGACCAGCCTTACGGCGTCCGCGACTGTGCTTTCCGGGATCCGGCAGGCAACCTGCTCCGTATCAACCAGGCCGCCTGA
- a CDS encoding excinuclease ABC subunit UvrA, producing MTTEHPADTHDLIRVQGARENNLKDVSVEIPKRRLTVFTGVSGSGKSSLVFDTIAAESRRMIDETYSAFVQGFMPSVPRPDVDVLEGLTTAIIVDQERLGANPRSTVGTVTDANAMLRILFSKLGQPYIGGPTAFSFNIPTQKASGVMTGPGGEKKIVKDAIYLGGMCPRCEGRGAVSDLDLTQIVDESKSLDEGAIMVPGYTADGWMVKGFSQSGFYPSDKPIAEFTDKQRHLFLYGEVTKVKISGINMTYEGLIPKITKAMLSKDLDALQPHIRAFVERVATFAVCPECDGTRLTEGARSSKIEGVSIADACRMQVTDLAEWVRGLDLPGAGPLLQALSANLDAFVTLGLGYLSLERPSGTLSGGEAQRIKMLRHLGSSLTDITYVFDEPTIGLHPHDIQRMNGLLLQLRDKGNTVLVVEHKPETIAIGDHVVDLGPGAGSAGGEICYEGSVEGLKASGTKTGDHLEDRATLKDEVRTGSGKIEVRGASANNLQDVDVDIPTGVLTVVTGVAGSGKSSLIHGSVSHQDGVVAIDQAAIKGSRRSNPATYTGLLEPIRKAFAKANGVKPALFSANSEGACPSCKGAGVIITELGFMDTIETPCEDCGGKRFQAGVLEYKLAGKDITEVLDLPVAEARVFFGDGEAKLPAAAAILGRMEDVGLGYLSLGQPLSTLSGGERQRLKLAIQMGEKGDVYVLDEPTTGLHLADVDKILGLLDRLVDAGKTVIVIEHHQAVMAHADWIIDIGPGAGHDGGKIVFEGTPRDLVSQKATLTGEHLAEYVGA from the coding sequence ATGACCACCGAGCACCCCGCCGACACCCACGACCTGATCCGCGTTCAGGGCGCGCGCGAGAACAATCTGAAGGATGTCAGCGTAGAGATCCCGAAGCGACGTCTCACCGTGTTCACCGGCGTATCGGGTTCAGGCAAGAGCTCCCTCGTCTTCGACACGATCGCCGCGGAATCCCGCCGGATGATCGATGAGACGTACAGCGCTTTCGTGCAGGGATTCATGCCGTCGGTGCCGCGTCCCGACGTCGACGTCCTGGAGGGGCTGACCACGGCGATCATCGTCGATCAGGAGCGACTCGGCGCGAATCCGCGCTCGACCGTCGGAACGGTCACCGATGCCAACGCGATGCTGCGCATCCTGTTCAGCAAGCTCGGGCAGCCCTACATCGGCGGACCGACGGCCTTCTCTTTCAACATCCCGACGCAGAAGGCCAGCGGCGTCATGACCGGTCCCGGCGGCGAGAAGAAGATCGTGAAGGATGCGATCTATCTGGGCGGCATGTGTCCGCGTTGCGAGGGGAGGGGAGCGGTGTCGGACCTCGATCTCACGCAGATCGTCGACGAGTCCAAGTCGCTCGATGAGGGCGCCATCATGGTCCCCGGCTACACCGCCGACGGGTGGATGGTGAAGGGCTTCTCCCAGTCGGGGTTCTATCCGTCCGACAAACCGATCGCGGAGTTCACGGACAAGCAGCGGCATCTGTTCCTCTACGGCGAGGTCACGAAGGTGAAGATCTCGGGGATCAACATGACCTACGAAGGTCTGATCCCCAAGATCACGAAGGCGATGCTCTCGAAGGATCTCGACGCACTCCAGCCGCACATCCGAGCCTTCGTCGAACGCGTCGCCACTTTCGCGGTCTGCCCGGAGTGCGACGGCACGCGGCTCACTGAAGGTGCGCGCTCTTCGAAGATCGAGGGCGTCAGCATCGCGGATGCGTGCCGAATGCAGGTGACCGACCTGGCTGAGTGGGTGCGCGGCCTCGATCTTCCCGGCGCCGGACCGCTCTTGCAGGCGCTCAGCGCCAACCTGGACGCATTCGTGACGCTGGGACTGGGATACCTCAGCCTCGAGCGGCCGTCGGGCACGCTGTCCGGGGGAGAGGCGCAACGCATCAAGATGCTGCGGCACCTCGGCTCCTCGCTCACGGACATCACCTACGTGTTCGACGAGCCGACGATCGGCCTGCATCCGCACGACATCCAGCGGATGAACGGCCTGCTGCTGCAACTGCGCGACAAGGGCAACACCGTCCTCGTCGTCGAGCACAAGCCTGAGACCATCGCGATCGGCGATCACGTCGTGGATCTGGGGCCAGGAGCCGGCAGCGCGGGCGGAGAGATCTGCTACGAGGGCTCGGTCGAGGGGCTGAAAGCGAGCGGAACGAAGACCGGAGATCATCTCGAAGACCGCGCGACGTTGAAGGACGAGGTGCGAACGGGGTCGGGAAAGATCGAAGTGCGCGGCGCGTCGGCGAACAATCTGCAGGACGTCGATGTCGATATCCCCACCGGAGTCCTCACCGTCGTGACCGGCGTCGCCGGGTCGGGCAAGAGCTCACTCATCCATGGATCGGTGTCCCATCAGGATGGCGTCGTCGCGATCGACCAGGCCGCGATCAAGGGGTCCCGCCGCAGCAATCCTGCCACCTACACAGGACTCCTCGAACCGATCCGGAAGGCGTTCGCGAAGGCGAACGGCGTGAAGCCGGCGCTGTTCAGCGCGAACTCGGAAGGCGCGTGTCCGTCATGCAAGGGGGCGGGCGTCATCATCACCGAACTCGGTTTCATGGACACGATCGAGACGCCGTGCGAGGACTGCGGAGGTAAGCGCTTCCAGGCAGGCGTGCTGGAGTACAAGCTCGCGGGCAAGGACATCACCGAGGTCCTCGATCTGCCGGTCGCCGAGGCCCGGGTCTTCTTCGGCGACGGCGAGGCGAAGCTGCCCGCCGCGGCGGCGATCCTCGGTCGCATGGAAGACGTGGGACTCGGATATCTGTCGCTCGGGCAACCGCTGTCGACGCTGTCGGGCGGCGAACGCCAGCGTCTCAAGCTCGCGATCCAGATGGGGGAGAAGGGCGACGTCTACGTGCTCGATGAGCCCACGACAGGTTTGCACCTCGCGGATGTCGACAAGATCCTGGGCCTGCTGGATCGACTCGTCGACGCGGGGAAGACCGTGATCGTCATCGAACACCATCAAGCAGTCATGGCGCACGCGGACTGGATCATCGACATCGGCCCCGGCGCCGGTCACGACGGCGGGAAGATCGTCTTCGAGGGAACCCCGAGAGATTTGGTATCCCAAAAGGCGACGCTCACGGGGGAGCACCTCGCGGAGTACGTCGGAGCGTGA
- a CDS encoding SGNH/GDSL hydrolase family protein, whose product MADVRFVAIGDSFTEGVGDVLPDGRERGWADLAAQGWADAAGYPIQYANLAIRGKLAWPIVEQQLEPALALRPTHLSFNGGGNDMLRPRTDVEHIADAFSRVLRRCDEEGVTMILLSGANPSGQLPMGSLVQRRGDLLSEAVLRRIEGRPDVIRALNWPDRELSRGAYWADDRLHMNAAGHHRVAARVLHALGFEPPETWWAPSDRMGGGPSGLAYYREFVGPWVRRRVTRTSSGDGRAAKYPAWVERVPS is encoded by the coding sequence ATGGCAGATGTGCGGTTCGTGGCGATCGGCGACTCCTTCACGGAGGGGGTCGGTGACGTCCTTCCGGATGGGCGGGAACGCGGTTGGGCGGACCTCGCAGCTCAAGGATGGGCCGATGCAGCCGGATACCCGATCCAGTATGCGAACCTCGCGATCCGGGGCAAGCTGGCCTGGCCGATCGTCGAGCAGCAGTTGGAACCGGCGCTCGCGCTGCGCCCGACCCACCTCTCCTTCAACGGCGGTGGCAACGACATGCTGCGACCGCGTACCGACGTCGAGCACATCGCCGACGCTTTCAGCCGGGTGCTGCGTCGCTGCGACGAGGAGGGCGTGACCATGATCCTGCTTTCCGGTGCGAACCCGAGCGGGCAGCTGCCGATGGGTTCCCTCGTCCAGCGCAGGGGAGACCTGCTCTCCGAGGCGGTGCTCCGACGCATCGAAGGACGCCCCGACGTCATCCGGGCGCTCAACTGGCCCGATCGCGAACTCTCTCGCGGCGCGTACTGGGCCGACGATCGTCTGCACATGAACGCGGCTGGCCATCACCGTGTCGCTGCCAGGGTGCTCCACGCGCTCGGGTTCGAGCCTCCGGAGACCTGGTGGGCGCCGAGCGATCGCATGGGCGGAGGACCATCGGGCCTCGCGTACTACCGCGAGTTCGTCGGGCCCTGGGTGCGCCGACGAGTGACGCGTACCTCGTCGGGCGACGGCCGTGCGGCGAAATACCCGGCCTGGGTCGAACGGGTCCCGTCGTGA
- a CDS encoding DUF1801 domain-containing protein: MDRVKDDVYGFLVAASRADELVRLDEIIREALPGVDRVLWRGKMWGGTEQAIVGYGTIAQPRPRGGSVDWFLVGLAEQKSHLSVYVNAAENGEYLVRARAHQLGKVKVGAAAITFRSVDDLDLAEFRLLLQKAREIELPG; the protein is encoded by the coding sequence GTGGACAGAGTGAAAGATGACGTGTATGGGTTCCTGGTGGCGGCGTCACGCGCCGATGAACTCGTGCGCTTGGACGAGATCATCCGTGAAGCGCTGCCTGGGGTGGACCGTGTGCTGTGGCGAGGCAAGATGTGGGGCGGCACGGAACAGGCGATCGTGGGCTACGGCACGATCGCTCAGCCCCGCCCTCGGGGCGGAAGCGTCGACTGGTTCCTCGTGGGGCTCGCGGAGCAGAAGAGCCACTTGTCGGTCTACGTGAACGCGGCCGAGAACGGCGAGTACCTTGTGCGTGCGCGCGCTCATCAGCTCGGGAAGGTCAAGGTCGGCGCTGCGGCGATCACCTTCCGGTCGGTCGACGACCTTGACCTCGCTGAGTTCCGCTTGTTGCTCCAAAAGGCGCGGGAGATCGAACTCCCTGGATAG
- a CDS encoding MFS transporter, translating into MANSALPGRSSLAERLDVLPFTRRHLRLLTGSGVGWALDAMDVGLISFILAALTQQWGLTKGEAGWIASVGFIGMAVGATLGGLLADRFGRRQVFALTLLVYGIATGASALVGGLVALLVLRFLVGLGLGAELPVASTYVSEFAPARIRGRLIVVLEAFWALGWTAAAVIGFLVIPASDDGWRWAFALGAIPAAYALFVRWRMPESPRWLASRGRIAEADRIVSAFETDAGVEVAPAIRKEPASRAIAVTARARLATLWNPEFRLRTLCLWVVWLGVNFAYYGAFIWIPSILVDAGFDLVRSIGFTLIITLAQLPGYAVAAWLIEVWGRRVTLSVFLLGSAVSAVVFGTATTEGAIIAAGMALSFFNLGAWGALYAVTPEIYPTSLRGTGAGWAAGVGRIASIVAPLSVPVLLVAGGAPLLFAVFGACFLGAAAAAWGLVDRRGRALDDR; encoded by the coding sequence ATGGCCAACTCTGCCCTGCCGGGCCGCTCATCGCTGGCTGAGCGCCTGGACGTCCTGCCGTTCACACGTCGACACCTCCGCCTGCTGACAGGGTCCGGGGTCGGTTGGGCGCTGGACGCGATGGATGTCGGCCTGATCTCGTTCATCCTCGCGGCGCTCACGCAGCAGTGGGGGCTGACGAAAGGCGAGGCCGGCTGGATCGCCTCGGTCGGATTCATCGGCATGGCCGTCGGGGCCACACTCGGTGGGCTCCTCGCCGATCGTTTCGGCCGGCGGCAGGTCTTCGCCCTCACGCTGCTCGTGTACGGCATCGCGACCGGTGCCAGCGCCCTGGTCGGAGGACTGGTGGCGCTCCTGGTCCTGCGGTTCCTGGTGGGACTCGGCCTCGGCGCAGAGCTCCCGGTGGCGTCGACCTATGTGAGCGAGTTCGCACCCGCGCGGATCCGCGGCCGCCTGATCGTGGTGCTGGAGGCTTTCTGGGCGCTCGGATGGACCGCCGCCGCGGTGATCGGCTTCCTGGTCATCCCGGCTTCGGACGACGGCTGGCGCTGGGCGTTCGCGCTGGGCGCGATCCCCGCGGCGTACGCACTCTTCGTACGTTGGCGCATGCCGGAGTCACCTCGCTGGCTCGCCTCACGAGGACGCATCGCGGAGGCAGACCGCATCGTGTCGGCGTTCGAGACCGATGCCGGTGTGGAAGTCGCACCCGCGATCCGGAAGGAACCCGCCTCCCGTGCGATCGCGGTCACGGCGAGGGCGCGGCTGGCGACACTCTGGAACCCGGAGTTCCGGCTGCGCACTCTGTGCCTGTGGGTGGTGTGGCTGGGGGTGAACTTCGCCTACTACGGAGCGTTCATCTGGATCCCGAGCATCCTCGTCGATGCCGGGTTCGATCTGGTGCGTTCAATCGGTTTCACGTTGATCATCACGTTGGCGCAGCTTCCGGGCTATGCGGTCGCCGCGTGGTTGATCGAGGTGTGGGGGCGCCGTGTGACGCTGTCGGTGTTCCTTCTCGGCTCGGCGGTCTCCGCCGTGGTCTTCGGCACCGCGACGACAGAGGGTGCGATCATCGCGGCGGGCATGGCGCTGTCGTTCTTCAACCTCGGTGCGTGGGGTGCGCTCTACGCCGTGACGCCGGAGATCTATCCGACGTCGCTGCGGGGGACAGGAGCGGGCTGGGCTGCCGGAGTGGGCCGTATCGCGTCGATCGTGGCTCCTCTGTCCGTTCCCGTGCTGCTGGTCGCCGGGGGAGCGCCGCTGCTGTTCGCGGTCTTCGGGGCATGCTTCCTCGGAGCTGCCGCCGCCGCCTGGGGGCTCGTCGATCGGCGCGGGCGAGCGCTCGACGATCGCTGA
- a CDS encoding arginase family protein, whose translation MASEYSLIVSQGRVADRTDGALAGARRVGEAVSSLLAVDPLIIGTPTPSEIDDWSVALPEAETTLRGLRTAVSEAIADGTTPLLITNTCAASLGTLPTAAAHHPEAVVLWIDAHGDFNTPDTTDSGYLGGMVLAAACGLWNSGHGAGLDPRKVVVVGGRDIDTAEEQLLADAGVTVIPPSESTPERVLESVAGRPVWIHVDWDVLEPGYIPAAYRVGGGLLPHQIAAIFAALPPDSVRGIELAEFEAGDAEVPERVSVELIVETLQHLLR comes from the coding sequence ATGGCATCGGAATATTCGCTCATCGTCTCCCAGGGCCGCGTCGCCGACCGCACCGATGGGGCGCTCGCGGGTGCACGACGCGTCGGCGAGGCGGTCTCGTCACTTCTCGCTGTCGACCCGCTGATCATCGGCACGCCGACACCGAGCGAGATCGATGATTGGTCCGTCGCACTTCCCGAAGCGGAGACGACGTTGAGAGGGCTGCGCACCGCGGTGAGCGAAGCCATCGCGGATGGCACGACGCCTCTTCTGATCACCAACACCTGCGCGGCGAGCCTCGGCACGTTGCCGACGGCGGCCGCGCATCATCCCGAGGCCGTCGTGCTCTGGATCGACGCGCATGGCGACTTCAACACACCCGATACGACCGATTCCGGGTATCTGGGAGGTATGGTCCTGGCCGCTGCGTGTGGGCTCTGGAACAGCGGGCACGGGGCGGGCCTCGATCCGAGAAAGGTGGTGGTGGTCGGTGGCCGGGACATCGACACCGCTGAGGAGCAGCTGCTCGCCGATGCCGGCGTCACCGTCATCCCCCCGTCGGAGAGCACGCCCGAGCGCGTCCTCGAGTCGGTCGCGGGTCGCCCGGTGTGGATCCACGTCGATTGGGACGTCCTCGAGCCTGGCTACATCCCTGCCGCGTACCGCGTCGGGGGAGGACTGCTGCCTCACCAGATCGCCGCGATCTTCGCTGCGCTACCGCCGGACTCCGTGCGGGGGATCGAACTCGCGGAGTTCGAAGCAGGCGATGCGGAGGTGCCGGAGCGCGTCAGCGTCGAGTTGATCGTGGAGACACTCCAGCACCTGCTCCGCTGA
- a CDS encoding class I SAM-dependent methyltransferase, giving the protein MNGNNVDIDWESARLANQANWEDRVPVHEEAYGLDTFDDPAHLSDVVRDDLVAMKSFLPSGSLSGLDLCHLQCHIGTDTVSLARAGATVTGVDFSPSALRAAAQLAARLGIDATWVETDVLDARAAVDGVFDVVYTSIGTITWLSDLDRWAAQIVALLRPGGMFFIRDGHPALYALDENAAELTTRYSYFATGHAQQWDDDSTYVGDGRLAHTRTYEWPHPLSEILGALLRAGLRLIHFDEGRTLPWRFSDRMVEVPGGYAWPDAERDKLPCTYTIIARRD; this is encoded by the coding sequence GTGAACGGGAACAACGTCGACATCGACTGGGAATCTGCGCGGCTGGCGAACCAGGCGAACTGGGAAGATCGCGTGCCTGTGCACGAAGAAGCGTACGGACTCGACACGTTCGACGACCCGGCTCATCTCAGCGACGTCGTGCGCGACGATCTGGTCGCGATGAAGTCGTTCCTTCCGTCCGGTTCGCTCTCCGGGCTCGACCTGTGCCATCTGCAGTGCCACATCGGCACCGACACGGTCTCGCTGGCTCGAGCGGGCGCCACAGTCACCGGCGTCGACTTCTCGCCGTCCGCGCTCCGTGCTGCCGCCCAGCTTGCTGCACGCCTGGGTATCGACGCCACCTGGGTGGAGACCGACGTTCTCGATGCGCGTGCCGCAGTCGACGGCGTCTTCGATGTCGTCTACACGAGCATCGGGACGATCACCTGGCTCAGCGACCTGGACCGGTGGGCCGCCCAGATCGTGGCCCTGCTGCGCCCAGGCGGCATGTTCTTCATCCGAGACGGCCATCCCGCGCTCTACGCACTCGATGAGAACGCTGCTGAGCTCACCACACGCTATTCCTACTTCGCGACCGGGCATGCGCAGCAGTGGGATGACGACAGCACCTACGTCGGCGACGGACGCCTCGCTCACACGCGTACGTACGAGTGGCCGCACCCCCTGTCCGAGATCCTCGGCGCTCTGTTGCGCGCTGGTCTCCGACTCATCCACTTCGACGAAGGCCGAACGCTGCCGTGGCGCTTCAGCGACCGCATGGTGGAGGTTCCCGGCGGCTATGCCTGGCCCGATGCAGAGCGCGACAAGCTGCCGTGCACGTACACGATCATCGCCCGCCGGGACTGA
- a CDS encoding MFS transporter, whose protein sequence is MPPVSPSPVSTPGLRAWIIWSVGVAAYVLAITNRTSLGAVGVEAADRFQADASTLALFAVVQLAVYGGMQIPVGVLLDRFGSRPIMTVGMLLMAAGQLTMALSPNIGIAIFARVLLGAGDAAIFPAVLRLVATWFPAQRGPLMVQFTGIIGQAGQLIALVPLAALLHATTWSITFGSIAGLGLLFAILVALVIRNHPPEQGADVTVNTDTGVVRVVTSAIDTGVGIRAAWAHPGTRLAFWSHFTTPFAGTAFVLLWGMPFLTAGEGLDTAHAAGIISVYVVAGMFLGPIIGDLSRRHPNHRSLALVLPAVGVQMAAWIAVIALPGAAPIWLLYVLAIALATGGPASMIAFDHARTHNPSHRLSTATGVTNAGGFIAALIAIFLIGLALDLQGAGTPETYSLEAFRIAFLMPIPLWILGVTFILIERKRTRIRIGLDPERRR, encoded by the coding sequence GTGCCGCCGGTCTCCCCCTCTCCCGTGTCGACCCCGGGGTTGCGCGCATGGATCATCTGGTCGGTCGGTGTCGCGGCCTACGTCCTCGCCATCACGAATCGCACGTCCCTCGGCGCGGTCGGCGTCGAAGCGGCGGACCGGTTCCAGGCGGATGCGTCGACGCTCGCCCTGTTCGCCGTGGTGCAGCTCGCCGTCTACGGCGGAATGCAGATTCCTGTCGGGGTGCTCCTCGATCGCTTCGGATCACGACCGATCATGACGGTCGGCATGCTGCTCATGGCGGCTGGTCAGCTGACGATGGCGCTGTCTCCGAACATCGGGATCGCGATCTTCGCGCGTGTGCTGCTCGGCGCCGGCGACGCCGCGATCTTCCCCGCCGTGCTTCGACTCGTCGCGACCTGGTTCCCCGCGCAGCGCGGACCGCTGATGGTGCAGTTCACCGGAATCATCGGCCAGGCCGGCCAGCTGATCGCGCTGGTCCCGCTCGCGGCGCTGCTCCACGCGACGACCTGGAGCATCACGTTCGGAAGCATCGCGGGACTCGGTCTGCTGTTCGCGATCCTCGTGGCGCTGGTGATCCGCAACCATCCCCCGGAGCAGGGCGCGGACGTCACCGTCAACACGGATACGGGTGTGGTCCGCGTCGTCACGTCTGCGATAGACACCGGTGTCGGCATACGCGCGGCGTGGGCTCACCCCGGCACCAGGCTCGCCTTCTGGTCGCACTTCACCACTCCCTTTGCGGGTACTGCTTTCGTGCTGCTGTGGGGAATGCCGTTCCTCACCGCCGGTGAGGGTCTCGACACCGCGCACGCCGCCGGCATCATCTCTGTATATGTCGTTGCGGGAATGTTTCTCGGGCCGATCATCGGCGACCTCTCCCGCCGACACCCGAATCACCGCTCACTCGCGCTCGTGCTCCCCGCCGTCGGCGTGCAGATGGCAGCGTGGATCGCTGTCATCGCTCTCCCCGGAGCGGCGCCGATCTGGCTCCTCTACGTGCTGGCGATCGCTCTCGCCACCGGTGGCCCCGCTTCGATGATCGCCTTCGACCACGCTCGGACGCACAACCCGAGTCATCGTCTGAGCACCGCGACCGGTGTCACGAACGCGGGTGGCTTCATCGCCGCATTGATCGCGATCTTCCTGATCGGACTCGCGCTCGACCTGCAGGGCGCGGGGACCCCAGAGACCTATTCGCTGGAGGCCTTCAGGATCGCCTTCCTCATGCCCATCCCGCTGTGGATCCTCGGGGTGACCTTCATCCTGATCGAACGCAAACGCACTCGGATCCGCATCGGCCTCGATCCGGAACGTCGGCGCTGA